Proteins from one Impatiens glandulifera chromosome 2, dImpGla2.1, whole genome shotgun sequence genomic window:
- the LOC124923777 gene encoding uncharacterized protein LOC124923777 — MSKYYCCAFVCDLGEEEERELGRKAAAGECPYCGGKVEAVDFECRWRFCGCLPIGFVYKRKYICSLCSKRLHFIYS, encoded by the coding sequence atgagTAAATATTATTGTTGTGCATTTGTGTGCGACCTGGGAGAGGAGGAGGAGAGAGAGTTGGGGAGGAAGGCGGCGGCGGGGGAGTGTCCTTATTGCGGCGGTAAAGTAGAGGCGGTGGATTTTGAGTGTCGGTGGAGGTTCTGCGGCTGTCTTCCAATTGGCTTCGTTTACAAGAGGAAATATATCTGCTCTCTTTGTTCCAAACGTCTCCATTTCATCtactcttaa